From one Pagrus major chromosome 21, Pma_NU_1.0 genomic stretch:
- the camsap2b gene encoding calmodulin-regulated spectrin-associated protein 2, with amino-acid sequence MGDAADPDREMRRTFIVPAIKSFDHYDFTRAKISCSLTWLVAKAFGSDAVPEELVEPLYRDQYNQEHLKPPVACLLQSAELYCRAGSLILRSDAVKPLLGHNAVIQALAQKGLYVTDQDRLVTERDLTSTPIHMSSHLALIDTLMMAYTVEMVSVERVMSCINRYSSAEPSHSDGHIQELPYDTEDAIITWINKVNEHLRDILVEEQKLREASYQESNATTQKARYRKEHAQQRSSPSLPLVENLLKDNTDGCALTTLVHFYCSQAVRLEDICLKETMSLADSLYNLQLVQEFCRNNLNHCCHFTLEDMLYAHASIKSNYLVFMAELFWWFEVVKPSFVQHRVFDPNACEPVSTCRKMAPVSSPVKQSYADRADSPESIPIEGVMKRSTSMSYVDGCVGTWPKEKRSSCRGISFEIPLDGDPTVPPGEAPALRGMTRSASSDGLGFKVHFASRGGIKRHLSLMPVNVNGQSRHIPEEDEDFISHKPLGRNNTFSVKNQSRYSNGVLPESSNSPNNRLGNHSGHISPSTPPSIEEALKIIHDTERPHASLAVGDGDNGFYLHGEDPSDPPGANGQGDDQGSAKARLNDHDPNSVSTDEVDTGIHVRTEDIQSLDEDSSSLRDYSDMDPDCEAMTRSCPLSDRPERERSKEGGQKGVGDADSNGERGDGGDRSSPCPSSAPTLPRSHTASPASSSGGSGGGMIRMTSFAEQKFRKLEGRSSGGTTPESSDLNVPYTHPARSIPSQISTPPLPITSPSPVTPSPRDPSHLIASEMIQLRMKLEEKRRAIEAQKKKVEAAFTRHRQKMGRTAFLNVVRRKGVTAPLSPSSGGAETPSPEPLTSSKETGQSSMERAERCKPDGAAPKSPCEDSGGVTPGEIDLADYTRSIERLNTSLGFLQTEMQRLSQQQEKIMAMREQQQQAWVIPPPAPSPHRQLRELRSSSVTGRGSGRGSVGSLSPILSSSGSPHAPNRSPAGIKRRPASFHARTPRTPRPNDLKVTPFSRMLNTPCSVDSLPRLRRFNSSQTQLSSFAYLSHDDGPGGRMNQEDKDDKENTKDEEETVARKSAGTPQPSAKEGAKEKEGERQEERKQAEQAQSKGEVKNSRSSEVLRQPVSEIQGPTGSGVKGDPQDRRDLVEVPLSGLKPPGGPSSGEGETEGEAGGDAYGDDQKMCCGFFFKDDVKGEEDMAAKKAALLEKRLRREKEALERKQQQELDQEQKKEAARLKAEEEQQKKDEEKARRDYIRNEYLRKKQLKLMVDMDEVIKPRSGSLKKKPRPKSIHRDVMESSTPPVRATGVRPRGFSVSSVSLASLNLADNDREQPNNKKNNRPDSAEGFSSCPSTGSRNGEKDWENESTTSSTPSNAEYTGPKLYKEPSAKSNKHIIQNALAHCCLAGKVNEGQKNKILDEMEKSEANNFLVLFRDAGCQFRSVYAYCPETEEITKLAGIGPRSITTKMIEGLYKYNSDRKQFSQIPAKTMSASVDAITIASHLWQTKKQGTPKKLHPK; translated from the exons AGTTCCCATCTGGCGCTCATAGACACCCTGATGATGGCGTATACTGTGGAGATGGTGAGCGTGGAGCGGGTGATGTCCTGCATCAACAGGTACTCCTCCGCTGAACCCTCCCACAGCGACGGACACATCCAGGAGCTGCCGTATGACACCGAGGATGCAATCATCACCTGGATCAACAAG gTGAATGAACACCTGAGGGACATCCTCGTCGAAGAGCAAAAGCTGAGAGAGGCTTCCTACCAGGAATCTAACGCAACAACacaaaaa GCTCGCTACAGGAAGGAGCACGCTCAGCAGAGGAGCTCTCCGTCGCTCCCCCTGGTGGAGAACCTGCTGAAGGACAACACGGACGGCTGTGCCCTGACCACACTGGTGCACTTCTACTGCTCGCAGGCCGTCAGACTGGAAG ATATCTGCCTCAAGGAGACCATGTCTTTGGCGGACAGTCTGTACAACCTCCAGCTGGTGCAGGAGTTCTGCAGGAATAACCTCAACCACTGCTGCCACTTCACCCTGGAGGACATGCTCTATGCTCATGCATCCATAAAG AGTAACTACCTGGTGTTTATGGCCGAGCTTTTCTGGTGGTTTGAGGTGGTTAAACCTTCATTTGTACAGCACAGAGTCTTCGACCCAAACG CATGCGAGCCTGTTTCAACTTGTAGGAAAATGGCTCCTGTGTCCAGTCCAGTCAAACAGAGCTAtgcagacagagctgacagcCCAGAGAGCATTCCTATAGAGG GTGTAATGAAGAGATCTACCTCCATGTCCTACGTGGATGGCTGCGTTGGGACATGGCCCAAAGAAAAACG ctcctcctgtcGGGGAATCTCCTTTGAGATTCCTCTGGACGGAGACCCGACCGTGCCGCCCGGTGAAGCCCCCGCCCTCCGCGGTATGACCCGCTCCGCCAGCAGTGACGGTCTTGGGTTCAAAGTTCACTTTGCATCTCGAGGGGGCATCAAGCGCCACCTCTCCCTCATGCCTGTCAATGTAAACGGCCAGAGCAGACACATACCAGAAGAGGACGAGGACTTCATCTCCCACAAACCCCTGGGGAGGAACAACACATTCTCAGTCAAGAACCAAAGCAG GTACTCCAATGGAGTCCTCCCAGAGAGCAGCAACAGCCCCAACAATCGCCTTGGCAACCACAGTGGGCACATCAGCCCATCGACTCCTCCGAGCATCGAGGAGGCACTGAAGATTATCCACGACACAGAGAGGCCTCACGCTAGCCTGGCCGTGGGAGACGGAGATAACGGCTTCTATCTCCACGGTGAGGATCCTTCAGACCCTCCAGGTGCCAACGGTCAAGGAGACGACCAGGGCTCGGCCAAGGCTCGGCTGAACGACCACGACCCGAACTCTGTGTCCACTGATGAAGTCGACACCGGCATCCACGTGAGGACGGAGGACATCCAGAGCTTGGATGAGGACTCCTCCTCACTGAGAGACTATTCAGATATGGACCCAGACTGTGAGGCCATGACCCGGTCGTGCCCTCTGTCAGACCGGCCCGAGAGGGAGAGAAGCaaggagggaggacagaaaGGGGTGGGTGATGCTGACTCTAATGGGGAGAGGGGAGACGGAGGTGACAGGAGCAGCCCATGTCCCAGTTCAGCACCCACACTCCCCAGATCCCACACAGCCAGCCCCGCCTCGTCCTCCGGAGGCTCTGGAGGCGGCATGATCCGGATGACGAGCTTTGCAGAGCAGAAGTTCAGGAAGCTGGAGGGAAGGAGTAGCGGAGGAACCACACCAGAGAGCTCAGACCTCAATGTGCCGTATACACACCCGGCAAGAAGTATTCCTTCTCAG ATCTCCACACCTCCTTTGCCGATCACATCTCCCTCCCCAGTCACACCTTCTCCCAGAGACCCCTCCCACCTGATTGCCTCAGAGATGATTCAGCTGAGGATGAAGCTGGAAGAGAAACGGAGAGCCATTGAAGCCCAGAAGAAGAAG GTGGAAGCAGCGTTCACCCGCCATCGTCAGAAGATGGGCAGAACGGCCTTTCTGAATGtggtgagaagaaaaggagTCACTGCCCCTCTCAGCCCCAGCTCAGGCGGCGCAGAAACACCTTCTCCGGAGCCGCTCACGTCCTCAAAGGAAACCGGCCAGAGCAGCATGGAGCGGGCGGAGAGGTGCAAGCCAGACGGTGCAGCTCCTAAATCGCCCTGTGAGGATAGCGGAG GTGTGACTCCGGGGGAAATCGACCTTGCAGATTACACTCGCTCCATCGAGAGGCTGAACACGTCGTTGGGCTTCCTGCAGACGGAGATGCAGCGTTTGTCCCAGCAGCAGGAGAAGATCATGGCCatgagagagcagcagcagcaagcctGGGtcatccctcctcctgctccttctccacACAG GCAGCTCCGGGAGTTGCGTAGCAGCAGCGTAACAGGCCGAGGATCAGGCCGAGGCTCGGTTGGGTCTTTGTCTCCCATCCTTTCTTCCTCCGGCTCTCCCCACGCTCCCAATCGTTCCCCTGCCGGCATCAAGCGGCGACCGGCCTCCTTCCATGCCAGGACCCCTCGGACTCCACGACCAAACGATCTGAAGGTCACTCCCTTCAGTCGAATGCTCAACACCCCCTGCTCAGTGGACAGCCTGCCCAGACTGAGGCGGTTCAACTCCAGCCAAACCCAGCTCAGCTCGTTTGCCTACCTGAGCCACGATGATGGGCCAGGGGGACGCATGAACCAAGAGGACAAGGACGACAAAGAAAACACTAAGGACGAAGAAGAGACGGTGGCAAGGAAGAGTGCTGGCACTCCTCAGCCTTCTGCTAAAGAAGGAGCCAAAGAGAAGgaaggtgagagacaggaggaaagaaaacaggcGGAGCAGGCTCAGTCCAAGGGGGAAGTCAAAAACTCGAGGTCATCAGAGGTGTTGCGTCAACCGGTGTCTGAGATCCAAGGGCCCACAGGCAGCGGTGTCAAAGGAGACCCCCAGGACAGAAGAGACCTGGTGGAGGTGCCTCTGTCTGGGCTGAAGCCTCCAGGAGGACCATccagtggagagggagagacggaggggGAGGCAGGAGGGGACGCTTACGGAGACGACCAAAAGATGTGCTGTGGATTCTTCTTCAAG GATGACGTGAAGGGTGAGGAGGACATGGCAGCCAAGAAAGCAGCTCTGCTGGAGAAGAGgctgaggagggagaaggaggctctggagaggaagcagcagcaggagctggACCAGGAGCAGAAGAAGGAAGCTGCACG GTTGAaagctgaggaggagcagcagaagaaggaTGAGGAGAAGGCGAGGAGGGATTATATCAGGAATGAGTATTTGAGGAAGAAGCAGCTCAAGCTGATGGTGGACATGGACGAGGTCATCAAGCCCCGGTCTGGGAGTCTCAAGAAGAAGCCGCGGCCCAAGTCCATCCACAGGGACGTCATGGAGTCGTCTACTCCACCTGTGAGAGCGACAG gGGTGCGTCCTCGAGGCTTCTCAGTATCAAGTGTTTCTTTGGCGTCTCTCAATCTGGCTGACAATGACAGAGAGCAACCAAATAACAAGAAGAACAACAG GCCGGACTCCGCAGAAGGTTTCTCCTCTTGTCCTTCGACTGGTAGTCGGAACGGAGAGAAGGACTGGGAAAACGAATCCACCACTTCGTCCACTCCCTCCAACGCTGAGTACACAG GACCAAAACTATACAAGGAGCCGAGTGCCAAGTCCAACAAGCACATCATCCAGAACGCTCTGGCTCACTGCTGCCTGGCTGGCAAAGTCAACGAAGGGCAGAAGAACAAGATACTGGAT gaaATGGAGAAATCCGAAGCAAACAACTTCCTGGTGTTGTTCCGCGACGCCGGATGCCAGTTCAGGTCGGTGTACGCCTACTGCCCCGAGACGGAGGAGATCACCAAACTGGCCGGCATCGGGCCGAGGAGCATCACCACCAAGATGATCGAGGGCCTGTACAAGTACAACTCGGACAGGAAGCAGTTCAGCCAGATCCCAGCCAAAACCATGTCTGCTAGCGTGGACGCCATCACCATCGCCAGTCATCTGTGGCAAACCAAGAAGCAGGGGACGCCCAAAAAACTGCACCCCAAGTAG
- the wdr47a gene encoding WD repeat-containing protein 47 isoform X1, whose amino-acid sequence MTAEETINVKEVEIIKAILDFLHSRKLHISMLALEKESGVINGLYSDDMLFLRQLVLDGQWDEVLQFIQPLECMDKFDRKRFRYIILKQKFLEALCVNNAMSAEDEPQHLEFTMQEAVKCLHALEEFCTSKDDYSKLCLLLTLPRLTNHAEFKDWNPSTARVQCFEEACTMVAEFIPADRKLSEAGFKASRDRLFQLLLKGVLYECCVEFCQSKATGEEITESEVLLGVDMLCGNGCDDLDLSLLSWMQNLAQSVFSCAFEQKQLNIHVDRLVKPAKTGYADLLTPLISKLSPYPSSPLRRPQSADTYMSRSLNPALDGLSYGLSGQDKRASGGEVAPGKGVSPMSHSFANFHYPGAGGQSLSRSLMMESSDCHSIFEESPETSRTDTPVDKMMSSGGAQNLRPASAPGEDAPSTGTPERNELRDSTEKYEEFYRQRLRVQQHLEQKQQQRQMYQQMLLEGGVQQEPPPSDMQHSLTEKFLNRSIQKLEELNVGMENLGEEVKSLTQQCNGNGNEPATEDNNNPPSVIPEQSRNQGGGVLSSTPQRTVGGRIVPPPDESPVVTPSSGQKQKGSEQGDSPGSLSRSKEGDKQKSLFVPVHTLEDTQAVRAVAFHPSGALYAVGSNSKTLRVCAYPETLDPSGSSPVKQPVVRFKRNKHHKGSIYCVAWSHCGQLLATGSNDKYVKVLPFSAETCNATGPDLEFSMHDGTIRDLAFMEGPESGGAILISAGAGDCNIYTTDCQRGQGLHALSGHTGHILSLYTWGGWMIASGSQDKTVRFWDLRVPSCVRVVGTAFHGSGSPVASVAVDPSGRLLATGQEDSGCMLYDIRGGRIVQVYRPHSSDVRSVRFSPGAHYLLTGSYDTKVMVSNLQGDLTKQLPQTVVGEHGDKVIQCRWHTQDLSFLSSSADRTVTLWTHNP is encoded by the exons ATGACAGCGGAAGAAACCATAAACGTGAAGGAGGTGGAGATCATCAAGGCGATCCTGGACTTTCTCCACTCCAGGAAGCTGCACATCAGCATGCTGGCACTGGAGAAGGAGAGCGGCGTCATCAATGGGCTCTACTCAGACGACATGCTCTTCCTCAG gcAACTGGTGCTCGATGGCCAGTGGGACGAGGTCTTGCAGTTCATTCAGCCTTTGGAGTGCATGGATAAGTTTGACAGAAAAAG GTTTCGTTACATCATCCTCAAGCAGAAGTTTCTGGAGGCTCTGTGTGTGAATAACGCCATGTCTGCAGAAGATGAGCCACAGCAC ttgGAGTTCACCATGCAGGAAGCAGTCAAGTGTCTCCATGCCCTGGAGGAGTTCTGTACTTCTAAAGACGACTACAGCAAACTGTGTCTGCTGCTCACGCTGCCTCGCCTCACAAACCACGCAGAGTTCAAG GATTGGAACCCGAGCACGGCCAGGGTGCAGTGTTTTGAGGAGGCCTGCACGATGGTAGCGGAGTTCATCCCTGCAGACAGGAAGCTGAGTGAGGCTGGTTTCAAGGCCAGTAGGGATCGACTTTTCCAGCTTCTCCTCAAGGGAGTCCTCTATGAGTGCTGTGTCGAGTTCTGCCAG AGCAAGGCGACAGGTGAGGAGATCACAGAGAGCGAGGTGCTCCTGGGTGTCGACATGCTGTGCGGTAACGGCTGTGACGACCTGGATCTGTCCCTGCTCTCCTGGATGCAGAACCTCGCCCAGAGCGTCTTCTCCTGCGCCTTCGAACAGAAGCAGCTCAACATCCACGTGGACCGCTTGGTCAAGCCCGCAAAGACCGGCTACGCCGACCTCCTCACCCCTCTCATCAGCAAGCTGTCTCCGTACCCCTCCTCTCCACTGCGTCGCCCCCAGTCCGCTGACACATACATGTCACGCTCGTTGAACCCGGCGCTGGACGGCTTGTCTTACGGGCTGTCAGGCCAGGATAAGAGAGCGAGCGGCGGGGAGGTGGCGCCGGGTAAAGGGGTCTCTCCCATGTCCCACTCGTTTGCCAACTTCCACTACCCCGGAGCAGGAGGGCAGAGCCTGAGCAGGAGTCTCATGATGGAGAGCTCCGACTGCCACAGCATCTTTGAGGAATCCCCTGAAAC CTCGAGGACAGACACACCCGTGGATAAGATGATGAGTTCAGGCGGTGCTCAGAACCTGCGTCCTGCCTCAGCTCCGGGCGAGGACGCACCATCAACAGGCACCCCTGAAAGGAATGAG CTCCGCGACTCCACAGAGAAGTACGAGGAGTTCTACCGGCAGCGTCTCCGTGTGCAGCAGCACCTggagcagaagcagcagcagaggcagatgTACCAGCAGATGTTGCTGGAGGGCGGGGTCCAGCAGGAGCCCCCGCCCAGCGACATGcagcacagcctcacagagaaGTTCCTCAACAG GTCCATCCAGAAGCTGGAGGAGCTTAATGTGGGGATGGAGAATTTAGGGGAGGAGGTGAAGTCTCTGACCCAGCAGTGTAATGGCAACGGGAACGAGCCTGCCACTGAAGACAATAACAACCCTCCATCTGTGATCCCAGAGCAGAGCCGGAACCAAGGGGGAGGGGTGCTGAGCAGCACCCCTCAACGCACCGTCGGGGGCCGCATAGTCCCTCCTCCAGATGAGTCCCCTGTCGTCACCCCGAG cAGTGGGCAGAAACAGAAAGGAAGTGAACAAGGTGACTCTCCAGGCTCCTTATCCCGAAGTAAAGAG gGGGACAAGCAGAAAAGCCTTTTTGTGCCGGTGCACACTCTGGAAGATACTCAGGCTGTTCGAGCTGTTGCCTTTCACCCGTCTGGAGCGCTCTACGCCGTGGGCTCTAACTCTAAAACTCTACGAGTCTGCGCTTATCCAGAAACATTAGACCCAAG TGGCTCAAGTCCTGTCAAGCAGCCGGTAGTCCGCTTCAAGAGGAACAAACACCACAAAGGCTCCATCTACTGTGTGGCCTGGAGCCACTGTGGGCAGCTGCTGGCTACAGGCTCCAATGACAAATACGTCAAAGTGCTGCCTTTCAGCGCAGAGACATGCAACGCCACAG GCCCAGACCTGGAGTTCAGCATGCATGACGGCACCATCAGAGACCTGGCCTTCATGGAGGGTCCAGAAAGTGGAGGAGCCATCTTGATCAGCGCCGGAGCCGGAGACTGTAACATCTACACCACCGACTGTCAGAGAGGACAGGGTCTGCACGCCCTCAGTGGACACACAG gtcACATTCTGTCTCTGTACACGTGGGGAGGCTGGATGATTGCCTCTGGCTCTCAAGACAAGACGGTGCGTTTCTGGGACCTCAGGGTGCCCAGCTGTGTCCGAGTAGTGGGAACAGCGTTCCACGGCTCAG GCAGTCCTGTTGCCTCGGTAGCAGTCGATCCTAGTGGCCGTCTCCTAGCAACAGGACAGGAAGACAGCGGGTGCATGCTGTATGACATCAGAGGCGGACGAATCGTCCAGGTGTACCGGCCGCACAGCAGTGACGTGCGGTCCGTCAGGTTCTCCCCCGGAGCGCACTACCTGCTCACCGGTTCCTACGACACAAAGGTCATGGTCTCCAACCTCCAAG gtgacCTGACCAAGCAGTTGCCTCAGACCGTGGTGGGAGAGCACGGCGACAAGGTGATCCAGTGTCGATGGCACACACAAGACCTGtccttcctctcatcctctgctGACCGCACTGTCACACTCTGGACACACAacccataa
- the wdr47a gene encoding WD repeat-containing protein 47 isoform X2: protein MTAEETINVKEVEIIKAILDFLHSRKLHISMLALEKESGVINGLYSDDMLFLRQLVLDGQWDEVLQFIQPLECMDKFDRKRFRYIILKQKFLEALCVNNAMSAEDEPQHLEFTMQEAVKCLHALEEFCTSKDDYSKLCLLLTLPRLTNHAEFKDWNPSTARVQCFEEACTMVAEFIPADRKLSEAGFKASRDRLFQLLLKGVLYECCVEFCQSKATGEEITESEVLLGVDMLCGNGCDDLDLSLLSWMQNLAQSVFSCAFEQKQLNIHVDRLVKPAKTGYADLLTPLISKLSPYPSSPLRRPQSADTYMSRSLNPALDGLSYGLSGQDKRASGGEVAPGKGVSPMSHSFANFHYPGAGGQSLSRSLMMESSDCHSIFEESPETSRTDTPVDKMMSSGGAQNLRPASAPGEDAPSTGTPERNELRDSTEKYEEFYRQRLRVQQHLEQKQQQRQMYQQMLLEGGVQQEPPPSDMQHSLTEKFLNRSIQKLEELNVGMENLGEEVKSLTQQCNGNGNEPATEDNNNPPSVIPEQSRNQGGGVLSSTPQRTVGGRIVPPPDESPVVTPSGQKQKGSEQGDSPGSLSRSKEGDKQKSLFVPVHTLEDTQAVRAVAFHPSGALYAVGSNSKTLRVCAYPETLDPSGSSPVKQPVVRFKRNKHHKGSIYCVAWSHCGQLLATGSNDKYVKVLPFSAETCNATGPDLEFSMHDGTIRDLAFMEGPESGGAILISAGAGDCNIYTTDCQRGQGLHALSGHTGHILSLYTWGGWMIASGSQDKTVRFWDLRVPSCVRVVGTAFHGSGSPVASVAVDPSGRLLATGQEDSGCMLYDIRGGRIVQVYRPHSSDVRSVRFSPGAHYLLTGSYDTKVMVSNLQGDLTKQLPQTVVGEHGDKVIQCRWHTQDLSFLSSSADRTVTLWTHNP, encoded by the exons ATGACAGCGGAAGAAACCATAAACGTGAAGGAGGTGGAGATCATCAAGGCGATCCTGGACTTTCTCCACTCCAGGAAGCTGCACATCAGCATGCTGGCACTGGAGAAGGAGAGCGGCGTCATCAATGGGCTCTACTCAGACGACATGCTCTTCCTCAG gcAACTGGTGCTCGATGGCCAGTGGGACGAGGTCTTGCAGTTCATTCAGCCTTTGGAGTGCATGGATAAGTTTGACAGAAAAAG GTTTCGTTACATCATCCTCAAGCAGAAGTTTCTGGAGGCTCTGTGTGTGAATAACGCCATGTCTGCAGAAGATGAGCCACAGCAC ttgGAGTTCACCATGCAGGAAGCAGTCAAGTGTCTCCATGCCCTGGAGGAGTTCTGTACTTCTAAAGACGACTACAGCAAACTGTGTCTGCTGCTCACGCTGCCTCGCCTCACAAACCACGCAGAGTTCAAG GATTGGAACCCGAGCACGGCCAGGGTGCAGTGTTTTGAGGAGGCCTGCACGATGGTAGCGGAGTTCATCCCTGCAGACAGGAAGCTGAGTGAGGCTGGTTTCAAGGCCAGTAGGGATCGACTTTTCCAGCTTCTCCTCAAGGGAGTCCTCTATGAGTGCTGTGTCGAGTTCTGCCAG AGCAAGGCGACAGGTGAGGAGATCACAGAGAGCGAGGTGCTCCTGGGTGTCGACATGCTGTGCGGTAACGGCTGTGACGACCTGGATCTGTCCCTGCTCTCCTGGATGCAGAACCTCGCCCAGAGCGTCTTCTCCTGCGCCTTCGAACAGAAGCAGCTCAACATCCACGTGGACCGCTTGGTCAAGCCCGCAAAGACCGGCTACGCCGACCTCCTCACCCCTCTCATCAGCAAGCTGTCTCCGTACCCCTCCTCTCCACTGCGTCGCCCCCAGTCCGCTGACACATACATGTCACGCTCGTTGAACCCGGCGCTGGACGGCTTGTCTTACGGGCTGTCAGGCCAGGATAAGAGAGCGAGCGGCGGGGAGGTGGCGCCGGGTAAAGGGGTCTCTCCCATGTCCCACTCGTTTGCCAACTTCCACTACCCCGGAGCAGGAGGGCAGAGCCTGAGCAGGAGTCTCATGATGGAGAGCTCCGACTGCCACAGCATCTTTGAGGAATCCCCTGAAAC CTCGAGGACAGACACACCCGTGGATAAGATGATGAGTTCAGGCGGTGCTCAGAACCTGCGTCCTGCCTCAGCTCCGGGCGAGGACGCACCATCAACAGGCACCCCTGAAAGGAATGAG CTCCGCGACTCCACAGAGAAGTACGAGGAGTTCTACCGGCAGCGTCTCCGTGTGCAGCAGCACCTggagcagaagcagcagcagaggcagatgTACCAGCAGATGTTGCTGGAGGGCGGGGTCCAGCAGGAGCCCCCGCCCAGCGACATGcagcacagcctcacagagaaGTTCCTCAACAG GTCCATCCAGAAGCTGGAGGAGCTTAATGTGGGGATGGAGAATTTAGGGGAGGAGGTGAAGTCTCTGACCCAGCAGTGTAATGGCAACGGGAACGAGCCTGCCACTGAAGACAATAACAACCCTCCATCTGTGATCCCAGAGCAGAGCCGGAACCAAGGGGGAGGGGTGCTGAGCAGCACCCCTCAACGCACCGTCGGGGGCCGCATAGTCCCTCCTCCAGATGAGTCCCCTGTCGTCACCCCGAG TGGGCAGAAACAGAAAGGAAGTGAACAAGGTGACTCTCCAGGCTCCTTATCCCGAAGTAAAGAG gGGGACAAGCAGAAAAGCCTTTTTGTGCCGGTGCACACTCTGGAAGATACTCAGGCTGTTCGAGCTGTTGCCTTTCACCCGTCTGGAGCGCTCTACGCCGTGGGCTCTAACTCTAAAACTCTACGAGTCTGCGCTTATCCAGAAACATTAGACCCAAG TGGCTCAAGTCCTGTCAAGCAGCCGGTAGTCCGCTTCAAGAGGAACAAACACCACAAAGGCTCCATCTACTGTGTGGCCTGGAGCCACTGTGGGCAGCTGCTGGCTACAGGCTCCAATGACAAATACGTCAAAGTGCTGCCTTTCAGCGCAGAGACATGCAACGCCACAG GCCCAGACCTGGAGTTCAGCATGCATGACGGCACCATCAGAGACCTGGCCTTCATGGAGGGTCCAGAAAGTGGAGGAGCCATCTTGATCAGCGCCGGAGCCGGAGACTGTAACATCTACACCACCGACTGTCAGAGAGGACAGGGTCTGCACGCCCTCAGTGGACACACAG gtcACATTCTGTCTCTGTACACGTGGGGAGGCTGGATGATTGCCTCTGGCTCTCAAGACAAGACGGTGCGTTTCTGGGACCTCAGGGTGCCCAGCTGTGTCCGAGTAGTGGGAACAGCGTTCCACGGCTCAG GCAGTCCTGTTGCCTCGGTAGCAGTCGATCCTAGTGGCCGTCTCCTAGCAACAGGACAGGAAGACAGCGGGTGCATGCTGTATGACATCAGAGGCGGACGAATCGTCCAGGTGTACCGGCCGCACAGCAGTGACGTGCGGTCCGTCAGGTTCTCCCCCGGAGCGCACTACCTGCTCACCGGTTCCTACGACACAAAGGTCATGGTCTCCAACCTCCAAG gtgacCTGACCAAGCAGTTGCCTCAGACCGTGGTGGGAGAGCACGGCGACAAGGTGATCCAGTGTCGATGGCACACACAAGACCTGtccttcctctcatcctctgctGACCGCACTGTCACACTCTGGACACACAacccataa